In Chlamydia gallinacea 08-1274/3, the sequence TTATTAATTTGCCGGTACTTCCTATAGAAAAAGTTCTAGTCATCATTGACAAAGCCTGTCAAGCCTTGAATAACTCTTCGTCAGCATCTAGTTGTATGGAATGGGTAGCGTTGCAGTTGCTTTCTCTTCGCTCTTTAATGAAAAATTAAGGTAGTTTCGTCCATTGAGGAACTGTTTGTTGAATTTTCTGTAGCACAGCTGTAGGTATTTCATGACCTCCATGAAAAGAAATAAAATCACCAGTAAGATGAGAAGATAGGAGAGAATATAATTTTTCTCCATGATAGTAGGGAAGAATACTATCTCGGTAACCATGGCTTTGAATAAAAGGGGATTTACCACAAATAGTAATATTCTCTTCCCAGTCTTTATTTAAAATCATAGCTCCAGAGCAAATTAACGCGCCACAATAGGGTACTTTTGAAGACAAAATTAGGTGAGTAGTCATCATAGCTCCTTGGCTAAACCCTCCAATGATGATATCATGGCGAGGGCGATTTAGGTCTGATATAAGACTCTCTAAAGCTAATCTGGGCCTACTAAAGTCAAGGTTAAATAATACTTGGTACTGATGCTCCGTTTCTGGAGTAATGTCAGGATTAGAAATCAGATTTTGAAATAAAGACTCATCTAAAGGAAACCAAGCCCGTCCACCTGCAAAAGAGTGTAATTGTTCTAAACCTCTGGGAAATACCCATGTAGGTCTTATATTTTTAAAAGGGCAGGCCGTAGGGAAAAATGTTAGGTTATCAGCATCACTTCCATAACCATGAAGAAAGATAATTATTGGATCCTCAGGATTTCCTGGGGCCACAATAGCGTCTAATTGAGAAAATTGACGACGAAAAAAAGAATATCCCATAGACAAAAAAGAAGAGACATTGAATCTTATTGCGAGTCCTCAAAATACTAAGTTGGATATACTTTGGATGTCAAGTTTTTTGTTTCATTTATTCCATCACTTTTTGATTTGAAAATACAAATGCCTTGGATGAGAAAAGTTAGTGTGATAAAATTTCTCGAGAAAAGTTACTCTAAAATTATTAGCATTTTAAGCAAATTTTTTTGCATTCTCGATGTTTATTGCTATTCAAGATCTTTTTATAAAAAGCGCTTTAGAATATCTGGAGATGGGAAAAGTTATTGCCTTTCCCACAGACACCGTTTATGGATTCGGCGTAGCATTAAATTTCTCTAACGCTGCATCACAAATTTATACTCTAAAACAAAGAAATCTTACTAAGCCCCTGGTAGTGTACGTAAATGAAATAAAAGATATTGAAAAGGTATCTAGGCAATCATTAGATGCACAAGAAAAAAAATTAGCTGAAAAATTTTTCCCGGGGCCTTTGACTTTACTTGTTCATCATTCTAATCCTCAATTTCCCCAAAAATACCTAGGATTTAGAATAGTAGATTCTCCTATAGTGCGGAAGTTAATTCAAGAAGCAGGCCCCTTATTAGGAACTTCTGCAAATATTTCTAACTTCCCTCCCGCAATAACCTCCAACGAGGTGTTAGAGGACTTTCCTGATAAAGACATCTTTATTATTCCCGGTCAATGTAATTACGGATTAGAGTCTACAGTGATGAGTGTGCGTCCTTTAAAGATGTATCGAGAGGGAATTATTCCTAAAGAAGCAATTTCTCGTGTTCTTCCTGGATCTATTGTCTGTGATTGTATACCGAGATCTTTTGATAATCATGTAAAAATTTATACAGTAAAAAATCCATCTCATTTAAACGAGTTTCTTGAACTTCATCCTTATTTTCAAGGTATCGTTTGTTATCACCCGCAACCTCAAGATTTTTATCCTACTTTGAGAAAAGCTTTGCGATCCGGAGAACCTGAAGTTTTATTTGTATATGATCCTTGCACTTCAATGTACTCTGAGCTTTCTCCTTATCTAGTTCCTTATACCTTTAACTCTATAAAGCTAAGTTCATGATTATTGATATTCATTGTGATTTACTTTCTCATCCTCATTTTTCTGATCAAGATCTCGGTGTTCGTTGTTCTCCAGATCAGCTACTTTCTGGAGGAGTTCATACTCAAGTATGTGCTATGTTTACCCACCACCACTTAGATTCTTTCAGTCTAAACGAACAAAATCAGTTATTCTTCTCACTTCCTAAGCAGGATCAACGTATTAGATTACTTACCTTCGACTCTGAGGAACTCTATAGAGAAGGATTCCTATCAATTATACGTAGTATAGAAAATGCGTCAGGGCTTGGAGATGATGCTACTAACTTACATGACATTTTTCGCAAGCTGGTTTCTTTATTCTCTCAAGGACCTATTGCTTATATTGGGATCGTTTGGAATGGAAGAAATCGTTTTGGAGGAGGAGTTTTAGATCCTTATAAGTTAACAACGGATGGATGCCGTCTGCTAGAAGTCATGGATCAACTAGCAATTCCTATTGATTTAAGCCATTGCTGCGATCAACTTACTGAGGATATTTTAGATTATACTATAAATAAATTACCAGCCATGCGAGTTATGGCTAGCCACTCAAACTTCCGTCAAATTACTCATATCCCCAGAAATCTTCTTGATGTACATGCTAAAGAAATTTCTTCAAGAGGAGGAATCATAGGGTTAAACATTGTAAATTATTTCGTTGGAGATTCTTTAGATAGTATAAAATACCATATTGCTCATGCAGAAAAATTAGGAATTTTAAACAGTTTAGTTCTTGGAACCGACTTTTTTTATGAGAAATCAGAAGACAAATTTTTTGAAAATTGTACAACTGCTAGAGATCATCCCTATCTTCATCAAATTATTCGCAATTGTTTACTAAAGCCAGAGCAGGCCGAGAATATCCTCGGCAAATCTGCTCAGGTCTTCCTTAATACAGTAATACGTGAACAAAAAGAAAGGCACGCAGAACGACTATACTTAGATTAAGATAAATTAGAATCGGAAGAAGAACAGGTCTCTTCTCCCTCGCCATCCGACTCTTTGATTTCTTCTCTTTGTTGTGGGGAAAGTCGCTCATCAGAATCCGAAGAAGAGAGACTGTCTATAGATCTTAAAGGACTCCTGCCACCACTACTACCCATAGATAATCTTCTTACAAACGAGCTTTCAAGAAAACGTGTTTTTAGTGATAATGCCGTTGATGAAGATGATGATGATGAGAGTAATTGGAGTGTAAGGTTTTGGACTTGCTGTTTTAAGGCTGTTAGTTGTTGATCTTTTTGAGCTATTGTGTTTCGTTGAGAAGAAACAACTGTATCTAGATCTGAAGCAATTGCTTCAGTAATTACCTGTTGGTTTTTAACCACAATTTCTAGCTCGCCTATCTTAGCAGCTTTTTGCTCAGAATCAAGTTTAGCTTGTTCTAACGCATTTTGTAACTGGGACACCTCGTTTTGGCTAGTCTGCACAATCTTCTGCGCTTCTTCACGCTCCACTAAAAGATTCGCACACTGAGTCCTAGCTTCCTCTAACTGATTTTTTAAATCTTCTGTTTGATTACACAGAGTTACTTGTGTTTCTCCCAGTTGAGTTTTTAATCTCAAAACTTCTTCTTTTTTTTCTTCTGCAATCAATTTAGTTTTTAAAAGTTCTTCGGCTAATAATTGATCTTGTTCTGTTGATTGAGGTTTAGAAAAATATTTTGTTATGCCAAATGCAACTAGTGCGGATCCAACACCTATAAGAATGGCACCCAAAAATACGGACAGTTGAGCTGGAAGTAAGGAAAATACTAAAATAAATGATAGAGAGGTAAGTACAATTCCAGACAATATACAAATAATTCCAATAACAATAATCGTAATACACACTATGCTCTGATTTAACTGGCACTCCTTGTATACTTTATTGAGTATGGATAACTTTTGAACAGCTTCGTGCTGTTGTAAAGACGAAGGAGACGTTGGCAAACCCATAATTTATTGAAAATAATTGAAAAACCATATAAATGATAACAAAATAACCTTAATTATCCAATTTTTTTCAAAATAAAGTTTTTTATTTTTTAATAAGTTTATTAACTTTTTAAAAGTGTAAAGATAATTTTTTAATCCGCGTCATGCCACTCTTCATCGGAAGACCCCTCTGACAAAGAATCCTTAGAGGCACTTCCTAAAGGAAGCGGTGCATTGGTAGATTGGAGCATTGCGAGGGGCGCACTAGTTGCCGTGTCTCCAGTTTTAATAAAGAATGAGCCTATGTAAGCAGCTGTTGACTTTACAAGGCCCCAAGGGGGTTTTGATCCTAACTGCTGTATAGGAGAGGGAGACGGCAATACTTCACTTGGCTTTAAGAAAGAATTTTTCAGATGAGCAATCTCAGCCTGTTTTACTACAAGTTGGGTAGTTAAATCTGCTACTTTAATGTTTGCTTGATTTAAGTGCGATTCTAGTAAATTTACTCTTGATGTCAGGGACTCTATTGCTTGTTCGTGGGATTTTTCCTCTCTATTTTTT encodes:
- a CDS encoding L-threonylcarbamoyladenylate synthase; amino-acid sequence: MFIAIQDLFIKSALEYLEMGKVIAFPTDTVYGFGVALNFSNAASQIYTLKQRNLTKPLVVYVNEIKDIEKVSRQSLDAQEKKLAEKFFPGPLTLLVHHSNPQFPQKYLGFRIVDSPIVRKLIQEAGPLLGTSANISNFPPAITSNEVLEDFPDKDIFIIPGQCNYGLESTVMSVRPLKMYREGIIPKEAISRVLPGSIVCDCIPRSFDNHVKIYTVKNPSHLNEFLELHPYFQGIVCYHPQPQDFYPTLRKALRSGEPEVLFVYDPCTSMYSELSPYLVPYTFNSIKLSS
- a CDS encoding phospholipase/carboxylesterase produces the protein MGYSFFRRQFSQLDAIVAPGNPEDPIIIFLHGYGSDADNLTFFPTACPFKNIRPTWVFPRGLEQLHSFAGGRAWFPLDESLFQNLISNPDITPETEHQYQVLFNLDFSRPRLALESLISDLNRPRHDIIIGGFSQGAMMTTHLILSSKVPYCGALICSGAMILNKDWEENITICGKSPFIQSHGYRDSILPYYHGEKLYSLLSSHLTGDFISFHGGHEIPTAVLQKIQQTVPQWTKLP
- a CDS encoding membrane dipeptidase encodes the protein MIIDIHCDLLSHPHFSDQDLGVRCSPDQLLSGGVHTQVCAMFTHHHLDSFSLNEQNQLFFSLPKQDQRIRLLTFDSEELYREGFLSIIRSIENASGLGDDATNLHDIFRKLVSLFSQGPIAYIGIVWNGRNRFGGGVLDPYKLTTDGCRLLEVMDQLAIPIDLSHCCDQLTEDILDYTINKLPAMRVMASHSNFRQITHIPRNLLDVHAKEISSRGGIIGLNIVNYFVGDSLDSIKYHIAHAEKLGILNSLVLGTDFFYEKSEDKFFENCTTARDHPYLHQIIRNCLLKPEQAENILGKSAQVFLNTVIREQKERHAERLYLD